The window AACTGTGTTTATTTAGCCGTAGCCTTTAACTTGGGATTCGCCTTTTGGGCTTTTTCCCCTattatacttcgaacttgttcgaagtatcagtccccgagtagggcggccgtggcctataaaattgaGGATTTCCTTTTTAACgtcttacgatctcgaggtttAATAATTCGATCGTGTCGgtttttggacggcagtccccgagtatcgGATAAATTATTTGAACTTCTGTTGTGATCGGCCCTTAATCGAGTTTCCACCATATATCATAAGTATGAAATCGCAATTATGGagaaggttgtaccttagcagtaatatcgtttgaggagtgacacGTTCCAATTATTTGACAATTGTTCGCCGTTCATCGTGCCGAGTTTGTaagatccttttccgatgatatcgaggatCTGATATggtccctcccaatttgggccgagttttccttcgtttgggtctcgatattgagggtgacttttctcagTACTAAGTCCCCGGTTCTAAAATGTCGAAACTTAGCTCTTCGGTTGTAGTTCCTTTCGATCAGTTGCTtctgtgcagccattcgaacgagggcgctttcccatttttcatctagcaattcgagacttatattcatagcctcgtgattcgaCTATTCCATTCCATATCAAAACCTAATGCTAGGTTCCTCGACTTCAACCGGGATTAGAGCTTCgacgccatatactaaagagaacggtgttgaccccgtactggattttgacgttgttcgatacgcccaaacgACCTCGAGCTTCGTTGATTCTGCTTGttcgttcccactggggtgatatggcgttgacaagatccttttgattttgtggtcttcaagaaactttgttactttgctaccgatgaattgttttccattttaGCATACGATTTCAACAGGTATTCCGAATCAACATATAATGTGGTCTCAGATGAAGTCAATAACTACTTTTTCCCTGACTTTTTCGAAGGTCTGTGCTTCAAccaatttagagaaatagtcagtcataaataaaatgaatttagctttacctggggccgatggtagagggccgacgatatccattccctattttATGAACGGCCATGAGGATAGGACCGTATGGAGTTGCTCCTCtggttggtggatcatcggtgcataTCTTTGACACTTGTCACACTTTCAAACGAATTCCTTCGTATCTTTTTCCATATTGGCCCAGTAGCATCCTGctttgatgactttgtgaaccaatgattcgccACCAGAATGATTTCTGCAAGTTCCCTCGGAAATTTCCCGTAGGACGTAATCAGTGTCTCCGggacccaaacatattgccaatggtccatcgaacatccttctatatagtgttccatcttcggccaatgtgaatcgtgcggccttcgtacgtagcgtcctcgattctttaggatctgacggaagctttccgttctttaggtactcgttatatttattcctccaatcccaggtcagacttgtagagtttatttcggcgtggccttcttcgatcgCTGACCTCGAAAGTTGTACGATAGTCCCCGCGCTAATTTCGTCGTCTTCCACtgacgaccccaaatttgcacGGGCATCGGCTTCGCTGTTTTGCTCTCGAGGTACATGTCGTAGGGTCCATTCTTGAAACCGATGTAGTGTCACATGTAATTTATctaagtatctctgcattcgatcttctcgaacctcgaaggttccgttgacttggtttaccacaagtaaggagtcacatttggcttcgatgtCCTCCGCTCCCAAActcttagctagctcgagacctgcaatcatggcctcatactcggcctcgctGTTAGTTAACTTGAAATTTTTGATAgactgtctaattgtattacctgtgggcggcttcaaaacgattcCCAGCCCGAACCCCTTCACgtttgaagcaccgtctgtgaataTGGTCCACACCCCGATGCTATACCCGATTTTAATAATAGTTCTTTATCGACCTCAGGTACGAGGGCTGGCGTAAAGTCGACGCAAAGTCTgataagatttgagacttgatagccgttcggggttgatactcgatatcgtacccgcagATTTCGAAGGCATATTgggccaatcggcccgagagttcgggcttatgcaaaatattgcaaaGAGGATAAGTGGTCACCACACAAattgggtgacattgaaaatatggttttaatttcccgGAGGtgcttattagggcaagcgccaatttttctaagtgtgggtaccgggtctcggcctcgccttgagttcgactaacatagtaaacaggaaattgcgtaccttgctcttctcaaactaggactccacttactgcgattttcgagactgctaagtacaagtagagttgcttgtcttctttcggagtatgaagcagtggcgggttcgagaggtaccgctttaactcttccaatgcttgttggcattccggggtccatgaaaaattgttcttctttttgagcagcaaGAAGAACTTGTGACGTCTATCTGAAGCCtttgagatgaatcggcctagggcggctatgcaccatgttaatctttgtacggccttacctattgacttacctatttgttcttcgaacattcgatttactaagcgttgataagtagcATCAGCATTATAataataggtgtcgtacttagtgatgagcAAAGTTACCGTAATAATGCTCGTGGCAATGATAACCGTGGCACTTCCAGAAACCGTCATAATTTATTTTGTGGCAGTCAGAAACCGTCACAATTTGACAAAAAAACTCAcacaaaattagtattttcttgtaGTGGCTAGGGACAAATATTTGGCCAAAAAGGAAATTGTATGTAGGTGTAACACACCCCATCTCGACTCTGATCCTTAAGATCTACAGTAGCTTCTTTTAGCTGCTGAATTATTTTCGATAAGATTCCTATTCAGTCAAAAGTTTCAATACAAAACCTGGTGTATGCAGTTAGACGATTTGTTAAGTAAAATTTGGAAGTTGCAGATATTTTTATGCTTAAAAATCaaatttgtgttttctttatTATGTTTCTTCAACATCGTTACAAATCAACAAAAAACTGATTTGAATAAAAACGTCCTTTGTTAATTCAACTGTTTGAAAGTTCCTCCCCTACAAATTTCTATGCCCGAATGGTCAAACTTGTTTCGAAATTTGAAAGATATCTTCTTTCTGGGACGGAGAGAATACTCATCATGAAAtttcaattatttctttttctttctcaaataaatcaatacataaataaaaagaaaacatgGAGGTTAAATGTTCAAATTAGTTAAAATTCTACTAAAAATGTAAGAATGACTCTCAACTGAAAGACAGATGAACAACAAAAACAAACATATCAATCTTCTCATTGAGATATATAGGTCAAAAACTCGACGTACATTTTTTCCCCACAAGAGACGAGCCTGCTGCATGGTTGGAGCTTATTGACGACAATACTTAATGTAACGTACATGCATGCTTTCTACTGATCGCATGCTGAAAAACATTATTCATACATACTCAAAAGTACGTAACAGCAGGAATTAAATCAGTTTCCCTTTACTTGTTTTCAAAGTACAGTGATAGTAATCTTGAGACCTTTAAGGCAGTCAGTGGCGACAGAAGAGATATACTGACGAACACCAGCTTTGTCCAAAGTAATAGTTGTCTTCCCACTGTCATCCCTATACAATATATTTGTTGGAACGCAAGATTTGTAGCCATCAATGTCCACTTGAACCACGTCGTGAAGTTTTGGGATGTAGTTGAAAACTGCACAAAACAAGTTTCATTACATATTACGTAGCACAAAACAGTAGACTCTTATGACAAAAAACCTTACCCACAACATCGCCAACGTTTAAGGTTAGGTCCAAATCAAGGCTAGCTTCCAAGCTCCAATCAATGTTTACGATGTCTGTGGCAAAGCTAGGGGAAGCAAGACCCAGAATGAGGAACAAGCACATCAACTTTGTTGCAAAAGTTGCCATTTTCTTTGAGGGAAATGTTTAGTAGAAGATTGAGGAAACGTAGTGAGTGATGATGATTGTTTTGAAGGAACAGGAGGCCTTTATATAGATGTACGAAGGAGCTTCGGTTTGATTATACAACGTTATTTTACGAGCAATTCATCCCGCTTGTAGAATTTTAAATTTCATCCACAGCCGGCCCACGTGGACCATTGACCTACATTTATGAACTCAAAACACACTATTAATGATGTTAGCAAACCCAATAGTATTTAATGAGACTTTTGATCTCTAAcgataaatatttttctttttaatttattccaaaataaatgatatatatctaaatttggaaataatttaaatttaaactcttcattttacttaTTTTGCGtttaatgagaaatttttataaccacacaaatgtcatgaccccacaaagcttttatcccttaagcttttaagaccacaagtttcaaaagtcgtttttttaaactccgtaccgagtcaaactatctcatctcaattgaaacagagggagtaataaTATTATTTACGTGATTGTTGAATAATGATGTACACGGTTAAAAGTTGAGATAATtgtgaaagaaaataaatttgaCCCATAAGAGATTGAGGTGgagatattttcttggaaaagttcttcttcttttttgacaTCCAACACCACGTATATTTcttatgttatatataaaatatatccTTAAAGAAATACTTCCTATCCTACCAAACCCCAAAGATTTACAGTAAAATAACCTAAAATAAAATTCATTTTATCCCAAGGCTTTTCTTCCAACTTTTTTTCAGAACCCCCTACTTTCATCTGTTTCAGGTGGTTTTCATTTAATatacaaaagaaaaatataatgtTAGAAGACCTTGTAAATTCCACAATCACAGCTTACTCGAAACATAAAATGGACCAAATAAAGTTTTTGGAATTCTAAATAAGGCTGCACAACATCCATGTCCAATATTGTTTTCCAATTAGTCATGTTGCTTAAAGCGCGAGGTAAATTATTAATTCCCTGTTTTCTTTCTTGAAAGATTGAAATATCTAAAAGTTTAATATAAATTTACTTAGTTAGATGGACATTCCTTTATATAGTTTCATTATACAAGGGGTTTAAATGTTTGATTgtgaaaattaaattaaatagggGTAACACCTTTAGAAGTGTGTAGAATTACTATCATATAGGGGTGTAagtattaatttaaaattcaaatatgCAATCAAACCATATTATAATGGTATTCAGAGTAATTTATTCAAAAAATAAGTTTCTCTCCTTTTTTATTAGAGAGAAAAAAATCCATATCGTTTTCAGTAATTTTAGTTTGAACAAAAGGCAGCCACATGCATTCTGGCTTTTAATTTTATTCTTGTTTTTACATGCATCCTGGTTAAATGCAATATATATCGGAGAGACCTTTACATCTTTGAAACATTTTTAATCCCAAGAAGGAGAGGAAATGAAATCTAGGACTTCCCAAGGATTGTAAAGTTCTCTCCATAGATTATATCTAGTAGCACATTAATAATTAAAAAGTTACGCCAAGTTGCTGGAGAAATCAGGCACATACCAAGGAATCGTGTGTTCCCTCAATAAATTATGTGTAACGATCCGATcagtcattttactttctagaactttgttcccctaattaagactctccatattttattttactattttatgacttgcggggatggttagttcgagtttgaaagggttcgggttgaaatcgaaacacttggttccttaatattggcttaaaataaataagtttgacttgagtcaacgttttgagtaaacgacctcggaaccgggatttgacggcccaaataggttcgtatgatgattttggacttgggcatatgttagGATCAGGTTTCGGacgacccgggagcatttcagcgcttaatattgaaagtcggcgcattgaaggttttcaagttctttaaatttggtttgaaatagattttggtgttatcgaggtccgtttgggattctaagCCTAGGAATAGTGTCGTATGAtgatttaatacttgcacgcaaaatttggtgtcattccgagttgatttgataggaattggACGCGTAGAAGTGTTTTGAGGagtttttgagtttcatgatttgattcatgcgttttggcgtccgattcgtgattttagatgTTATATCGGTGTTTCGATCAtatgagcgagttcgtatgatgtttttagacttgtgtggacgtTTGGTGTGGAGCCTCGAAGGTTCGTGTGAGTTTCAGTCGCGTTCGGAGGGATGGAAGGACTTTAGTTTTCAGGTTTTTAGTTTGTGCCTCAGgtatcacaaatgcgacatctgcgactggGGTAGGAGctttttaatacgggacttaacTTTATTTTCCTCTTTTCCCACTTGGTCTTAGGCGATTTGGAGAgcattttgtggagggattccATCAACATCAAGATGTAAGTGATCCCTATCAATTCTTTAACTAAATACGTGAATCATCGGTAGATTTAACGTGGAAAAATAGTGAAATTAATGGAA is drawn from Nicotiana tomentosiformis chromosome 12, ASM39032v3, whole genome shotgun sequence and contains these coding sequences:
- the LOC138903615 gene encoding blue copper protein-like — protein: MATFATKLMCLFLILGLASPSFATDIVNIDWSLEASLDLDLTLNVGDVVVFNYIPKLHDVVQVDIDGYKSCVPTNILYRDDSGKTTITLDKAGVRQYISSVATDCLKGLKITITVL